From a region of the Halolamina sp. CBA1230 genome:
- a CDS encoding acetate--CoA ligase family protein, which translates to MLSDSPDLDPLFDPGSVAVVGASPDSFYAGNLIDNLLDYGFDGELYPVNPGREEVWGRHCYDGIDDVPETVDLVVVSVPREYVVDVVRAAGQRGVPAALVVTAGFSEADETGAELEADLAAAADEAGIHVVGPNCIGVMAAAGATLTATCSREPQQGSIALVSQSGALAFTTFFERAADQDVHFSHIVSTGNEADLTTSDYVAYLADQPEVDVVCTYVEGIEDPERFMRVADAATRAGTPVLSVKVGASEVAEAATLSHTGSLTGDDDAWNAAFRQTGVERAPDIPDLLARGSAHAAYDAPDGDRVCVASTSGGLASLLADMAAERDLSLPDIAGDTEATLLEMEELLTFGEFHNPADIRGYGAEVLPEIAETLFADDSFDAYVFAIGLSGVDDRAGEVAADLQSIVADADDPAVVLWTGRKEPDDPTETPPYAKLREHVPVYEDPANCMDAVASLTEFAAVRERHGQRPTRTDLAASVSAPDVDLPSDRVLTWAESADLLSAFDVPLVDTELATSADEAVDAAGELGYPVVLKVDSPEIPHRTDIGGVAVGLEDPESVRAAYDGIVSSAREVADEAAIEGVLVQPMLDGGVEALVGVSPDGVFGSLVTVGPGGVLVEAIDDSEVLVPPFSAAEAREAVEATALDTLLAERRGGDAIPLEPFVEFLVNVGELAAAVDDVAELDLNPVMVTEGGPVAVDALVRTE; encoded by the coding sequence GTGCTATCCGACTCGCCCGACCTCGACCCGCTGTTCGACCCCGGCTCCGTCGCCGTCGTCGGCGCCAGCCCCGACTCGTTCTACGCGGGGAACCTCATCGACAACCTCCTCGACTACGGGTTCGACGGGGAGCTGTACCCCGTCAACCCCGGCCGCGAGGAGGTCTGGGGCCGACACTGCTACGACGGCATCGACGACGTGCCGGAGACGGTCGACCTCGTCGTCGTCAGCGTCCCACGCGAGTACGTCGTCGACGTCGTGCGCGCGGCGGGCCAGCGTGGCGTCCCGGCCGCGCTGGTCGTCACCGCCGGCTTCTCGGAGGCCGACGAGACGGGTGCCGAACTCGAAGCCGACCTCGCCGCCGCGGCCGACGAGGCGGGTATCCACGTCGTCGGCCCGAACTGTATCGGGGTGATGGCCGCCGCGGGCGCGACGCTCACCGCGACGTGCTCCCGGGAGCCACAGCAGGGGTCGATCGCGCTGGTGAGCCAGTCGGGCGCGCTGGCGTTCACGACGTTCTTCGAGCGCGCGGCCGATCAGGACGTCCACTTCAGCCACATCGTCTCCACGGGGAACGAAGCCGACCTGACGACGAGCGACTACGTGGCGTATCTCGCCGACCAGCCGGAGGTCGACGTGGTCTGTACCTACGTCGAGGGGATCGAGGACCCCGAACGGTTCATGCGCGTCGCCGACGCCGCGACGCGGGCCGGAACGCCGGTGCTCTCGGTGAAAGTCGGCGCCTCCGAGGTCGCCGAGGCCGCGACGCTCTCACACACTGGCTCGCTCACCGGCGACGACGACGCGTGGAACGCCGCGTTCCGGCAGACCGGCGTCGAGCGCGCGCCGGACATCCCCGATCTGCTCGCCCGCGGCAGCGCCCACGCGGCGTACGACGCGCCCGACGGCGACCGCGTCTGTGTCGCCTCCACTAGCGGCGGGCTGGCGAGCCTGCTGGCGGATATGGCCGCCGAACGCGACCTCTCGCTTCCCGACATCGCGGGCGACACCGAGGCGACGCTGCTGGAGATGGAGGAGCTGCTCACGTTCGGCGAGTTCCACAACCCCGCCGACATCCGGGGGTACGGTGCCGAGGTGCTGCCCGAGATCGCCGAGACGCTGTTCGCCGACGACAGCTTCGACGCGTACGTGTTCGCGATCGGCCTCTCCGGCGTCGACGACCGCGCGGGGGAGGTGGCTGCCGACCTCCAGTCGATCGTCGCCGACGCCGACGACCCGGCGGTCGTGCTCTGGACCGGGCGGAAGGAGCCCGACGACCCGACCGAAACGCCGCCGTACGCGAAACTCCGCGAGCACGTCCCGGTGTACGAGGACCCCGCGAACTGCATGGACGCGGTCGCGTCGCTGACGGAGTTCGCCGCGGTGCGCGAGCGCCACGGGCAACGCCCCACGCGCACCGATCTCGCCGCGTCCGTCTCCGCCCCCGACGTCGACCTGCCGAGCGACCGCGTGCTCACGTGGGCGGAGTCGGCCGACCTGCTCTCGGCGTTCGACGTGCCGCTGGTCGACACCGAACTCGCGACGAGCGCCGACGAGGCCGTCGACGCCGCCGGCGAGCTGGGCTACCCGGTCGTGCTCAAAGTCGACTCCCCCGAGATCCCCCACCGGACCGATATCGGCGGCGTCGCGGTCGGACTCGAAGATCCCGAGTCGGTGCGCGCGGCGTACGACGGGATCGTCAGCTCGGCCCGCGAGGTCGCCGACGAGGCGGCTATCGAGGGCGTGCTCGTCCAGCCGATGCTCGACGGCGGCGTCGAGGCGCTGGTCGGCGTCTCGCCCGATGGGGTGTTCGGATCGCTCGTGACGGTGGGTCCTGGCGGCGTGCTGGTCGAGGCGATCGACGACAGCGAGGTGCTCGTCCCCCCGTTCTCGGCCGCCGAGGCCCGCGAGGCCGTCGAGGCGACGGCGCTGGACACGCTGCTCGCCGAGCGCCGGGGCGGCGACGCGATCCCGCTGGAGCCGTTCGTCGAGTTCCTCGTGAACGTCGGCGAGCTGGCCGCGGCCGTCGACGACGTTGCCGAACTCGATCTCAACCCCGTGATGGTGACCGAGGGCGGCCCCGTGGCCGTGGACGCGCTGGTCCGGACGGAGTAG
- a CDS encoding CoA ester lyase, which translates to MSRRRSALFTPADDAGMLRKAVDTEADAFVFDLEDAVPPDAKDAARANLREVIPTLDTDREIAVRVNAVGTEQFDDDVDAAIDADADAVALPMVESGADVRTAWTALTDRSDDPPRLRVTIETPTGMHAGGEVADACSETGAESLSFGFADYCKAVGAPGTPDSIRERLELRTAEFAAMGDVDPVASVHLDIDDTEGLRRVAERARETGYVGMTAIHPAQVPVINDVFAPDEAELAQARRLVEAFDESDRDSLRVEGVFLDTATVDRYRRLLERAENE; encoded by the coding sequence ATGAGCCGCCGGCGCTCGGCGCTGTTCACCCCCGCCGACGACGCGGGGATGCTCCGGAAGGCCGTCGACACCGAGGCCGACGCGTTCGTGTTCGATCTCGAGGACGCCGTCCCGCCCGACGCGAAAGACGCAGCACGGGCGAACCTCCGGGAGGTGATCCCGACGCTCGACACCGACCGCGAGATCGCCGTCCGGGTCAACGCCGTCGGGACCGAGCAGTTCGACGACGACGTCGACGCGGCGATCGATGCCGACGCCGACGCCGTCGCGCTGCCGATGGTCGAATCGGGCGCGGACGTGCGGACCGCCTGGACCGCGCTGACCGACCGGAGCGACGACCCGCCACGGCTCCGTGTCACTATCGAGACGCCGACGGGGATGCACGCGGGCGGCGAGGTCGCGGACGCCTGCAGCGAGACCGGCGCCGAGAGCCTCTCCTTTGGCTTCGCGGACTACTGCAAGGCCGTCGGCGCGCCCGGCACGCCCGACAGTATCCGCGAGCGCCTCGAGCTCCGGACCGCGGAGTTCGCCGCGATGGGCGACGTCGATCCGGTGGCGTCGGTCCACCTCGACATCGACGACACCGAGGGGCTCCGGCGCGTGGCCGAGCGCGCACGCGAGACGGGATACGTGGGGATGACGGCGATCCACCCCGCGCAGGTCCCGGTGATCAACGACGTGTTCGCGCCCGACGAGGCGGAGCTGGCACAGGCCCGACGCCTCGTCGAGGCGTTCGACGAGTCCGACCGCGACTCGCTGCGCGTCGAGGGGGTGTTCCTCGACACGGCGACGGTCGACCGGTACCGCCGGCTGCTCGAGAGAGCGGAAAACGAGTAG